In Microvenator marinus, one genomic interval encodes:
- the sucD gene encoding succinate--CoA ligase subunit alpha, translated as MSILVDKNTRLICQGITGSAGKFHSQQMIEYGTNLVAGVTPGKGGTSVLDRPVFNTVSDAVNETGANASVIYVPPPFAADAILEAIDAGIELIVAITEGIPVIDMIPVKKALQGSKSRLIGPNCPGVISPGKCKIGIMPGHIHREGNIGVVSRSGTLTYEAVGQLSAIGLGQSSCVGIGGDPINGTNFIDVLALFNDDDQTDAVIMIGEIGGSAEEEAAAWIKENFKKPVVGFIAGRTAPPGKRMGHAGAIIAGGKGGAEDKIAAMQAAGIHVAPSPAEMASTLQKIL; from the coding sequence ATGAGTATTCTTGTTGATAAAAATACGCGCCTGATCTGTCAGGGCATCACCGGTTCGGCCGGAAAATTTCACAGCCAGCAGATGATCGAATACGGGACAAACCTCGTAGCGGGCGTGACACCGGGCAAAGGTGGCACATCGGTTTTGGATCGTCCGGTTTTCAACACCGTCTCAGACGCAGTGAACGAAACAGGCGCTAATGCTTCAGTAATCTACGTTCCACCTCCGTTTGCCGCGGATGCCATTCTTGAAGCGATCGACGCGGGTATCGAACTGATCGTGGCGATTACGGAGGGCATCCCTGTCATCGATATGATTCCGGTCAAGAAGGCCCTTCAAGGCTCTAAGTCTCGACTGATCGGTCCAAACTGCCCGGGCGTGATTAGCCCTGGAAAGTGCAAGATTGGAATCATGCCTGGCCATATCCACCGCGAAGGTAATATCGGGGTGGTCAGCCGTTCCGGTACATTGACTTATGAGGCAGTGGGCCAGCTTTCGGCTATCGGCCTTGGCCAATCCTCATGCGTGGGTATTGGTGGTGACCCAATCAACGGAACCAACTTCATCGACGTTCTCGCGCTCTTCAACGACGACGATCAGACGGATGCTGTCATCATGATTGGCGAGATCGGCGGTTCCGCTGAAGAAGAAGCAGCAGCTTGGATCAAAGAGAACTTTAAGAAGCCAGTAGTCGGGTTCATTGCAGGACGCACAGCACCTCCGGGCAAGCGAATGGGCCATGCTGGCGCCATCATCGCAGGCGGAAAGGGCGGAGCCGAAGATAAGATCGCGGCGATGCAGGCTGCAGGAATTCACGTGGCACCTTCGCCCGCGGAAATGGCGTCCACGCTTCAAAAGATCCTCTAA
- the ndk gene encoding nucleoside-diphosphate kinase, with product MERTLSIIKPDAVERNFVGQIISRFEAQGLRPVAMRMMHLSQKEAEGFYAVHSERPFFKDLVSFMTRSPVVVMVLEGEGAVARNREIMGATNPENAAEGTIRKDFAKNIEENSVHGSDSPENAAIEIAYFFRSTEIC from the coding sequence ATGGAAAGAACACTTAGCATTATCAAGCCAGACGCCGTTGAGCGTAACTTTGTAGGTCAAATCATCAGCCGCTTTGAAGCCCAGGGCCTTCGTCCAGTGGCCATGCGCATGATGCACTTGAGCCAAAAAGAAGCCGAAGGTTTTTACGCCGTACACAGCGAGCGACCTTTCTTCAAGGACCTTGTCTCTTTCATGACTCGTAGCCCTGTTGTGGTTATGGTTCTTGAAGGCGAAGGCGCAGTAGCTCGCAATCGTGAGATCATGGGCGCTACCAACCCAGAGAACGCTGCAGAAGGCACAATCCGCAAAGATTTCGCCAAGAATATCGAGGAGAACTCGGTTCACGGCTCCGATTCACCTGAGAATGCGGCAATCGAAATCGCCTATTTCTTCCGAAGCACGGAGATCTGCTAG
- the rlmN gene encoding 23S rRNA (adenine(2503)-C(2))-methyltransferase RlmN yields MARKDPPFELAMKAFTEDGEVEAPVDLKNFTKGELQALVQDGLGEKAFRASQLYEWLYKHRAVELSEMTNLSKHLRAKLEGVARVCALKQEGAYEAADGTTKLTFRCDDGAVIESVFIPFESHNSLCISSQVGCAMGCTFCFTAKMGLSRHLSTAEIVDQVVQARNWAETKGETISNIVFMGMGEPLHNLENVLKACDILIEESGLNFSRRKVTVSTSGLVPAIERLMDESKVQLAVSLNATTDVQRSKIMPVNDRYDLETLMGSLRGLDLEKRQRITFEYVLLKDFNDSLEDAARIVELVKGIPSKINIIPFNPHPETPFDIPAEKTISRFQEYLVAHNVSCFRRKTRGRDSMAACGQLGEPVPGKEPRHLRRRLESLHKELG; encoded by the coding sequence ATGGCACGAAAAGACCCCCCATTTGAACTGGCGATGAAGGCTTTCACCGAAGATGGTGAAGTTGAGGCGCCGGTCGACCTAAAGAATTTCACAAAGGGGGAGCTGCAAGCCCTGGTTCAAGACGGACTTGGAGAGAAGGCTTTTCGTGCGTCACAGCTCTATGAGTGGCTCTATAAGCATCGTGCTGTTGAACTCTCCGAGATGACAAACCTTTCTAAACACCTTCGTGCGAAGCTCGAAGGTGTGGCTAGAGTGTGCGCACTCAAGCAGGAAGGTGCTTATGAAGCCGCTGATGGGACGACCAAGCTGACATTTCGATGTGACGACGGTGCGGTCATCGAATCGGTCTTCATTCCCTTTGAGTCCCATAACTCACTTTGCATTTCGAGCCAGGTGGGATGCGCCATGGGTTGTACGTTTTGCTTCACAGCAAAAATGGGACTATCCCGACATCTGAGTACTGCTGAAATCGTAGACCAGGTGGTTCAAGCTCGAAATTGGGCTGAAACGAAAGGCGAGACGATTTCGAATATCGTCTTCATGGGCATGGGTGAGCCGTTGCATAACCTAGAGAACGTTCTCAAGGCATGTGATATTTTGATTGAAGAATCGGGGCTTAACTTTTCTCGCCGCAAAGTAACGGTTTCAACATCCGGTTTGGTGCCAGCGATTGAACGATTGATGGACGAGTCGAAGGTACAGCTGGCAGTGAGCCTCAACGCCACCACGGATGTGCAGCGGAGCAAGATCATGCCGGTTAATGACCGCTACGACCTTGAGACCCTGATGGGATCGCTCCGCGGCCTTGACCTCGAAAAGAGGCAGCGAATCACGTTCGAATACGTGTTGCTAAAAGACTTCAATGATTCGTTGGAAGATGCAGCGCGTATCGTGGAGTTGGTGAAGGGAATTCCTAGCAAGATCAATATCATTCCATTCAATCCTCATCCGGAAACACCATTTGATATTCCGGCGGAGAAGACGATCTCTCGCTTCCAGGAGTATCTGGTGGCTCATAACGTGAGTTGTTTTCGCCGCAAGACTAGAGGCCGTGATTCCATGGCAGCCTGTGGACAGTTGGGCGAGCCAGTCCCGGGCAAAGAGCCGCGTCATCTTCGGCGGCGGCTAGAAAGTTTGCACAAAGAACTTGGTTAG
- a CDS encoding PfkB family carbohydrate kinase, translated as MSLLVVGSVAFDSVKTPFGDVEDVLGGSALYFSTSASYFTDVSLVAVVGDDFPEEPVEFLKSRKVDVKGLHRAEGKTFRWKGEYGFDLNEAHTLDTQLNVFSDFKPELSDAQKDAKFIFLANIDPELQLEVLNQVRNPEFVACDTMNFWINGKPAELRRTLERVNMLVINESEARALAGESNIVKAAQAIRAMGPQYLVVKRGEYGALVFSDKETFFAPAYPLESVYDPTGAGDTFAGGLMGYIASRGRVDDETLRLGTVIGCVMASFDVEQFSFDALRDLKAAQILERFKRFHSLVNFETLTELPAR; from the coding sequence ATGAGTTTATTAGTGGTTGGTTCCGTGGCGTTTGACTCTGTAAAAACGCCGTTCGGGGATGTCGAAGATGTGTTGGGCGGCTCAGCCTTATATTTTTCGACCTCAGCAAGCTATTTTACCGATGTAAGTCTAGTGGCCGTTGTCGGCGATGACTTTCCAGAGGAACCGGTAGAGTTTCTGAAGTCTCGCAAGGTTGACGTCAAGGGCCTTCACCGGGCCGAGGGGAAGACCTTTAGGTGGAAGGGTGAATACGGCTTCGATCTCAATGAGGCTCATACGTTGGACACACAGCTCAATGTATTCAGCGACTTTAAACCAGAGCTTTCCGATGCTCAGAAGGATGCGAAGTTCATCTTCTTGGCGAATATCGACCCTGAACTGCAACTCGAAGTCTTGAATCAGGTACGAAACCCTGAGTTCGTCGCATGCGATACGATGAATTTCTGGATCAATGGCAAGCCCGCCGAGCTTCGGCGTACCCTTGAGCGTGTCAATATGCTCGTTATCAACGAGTCTGAGGCGCGAGCGTTGGCCGGCGAATCCAATATCGTGAAGGCAGCACAGGCGATTCGAGCTATGGGCCCCCAATACCTCGTGGTTAAACGAGGTGAGTATGGTGCGCTCGTGTTCTCGGACAAGGAGACATTCTTCGCCCCCGCTTATCCGTTGGAATCTGTCTACGACCCAACTGGCGCTGGAGACACCTTTGCGGGCGGGTTGATGGGTTATATTGCCAGCCGTGGCCGTGTGGATGACGAGACACTTCGCTTAGGAACCGTGATCGGTTGCGTGATGGCGAGTTTTGACGTGGAGCAGTTCAGTTTTGATGCGCTTCGCGACCTGAAAGCGGCTCAGATTTTGGAACGATTTAAACGTTTCCATTCTCTTGTGAATTTTGAGACCCTGACGGAGCTACCGGCGCGTTGA
- a CDS encoding EutN/CcmL family microcompartment protein encodes MKLGRVIGTVVSSTIYAGLDGIRFLVVQPLNSKLENDGPDMVMADTVQSGPGDIIFWVGSREAALGMPETFVPVDAAIVGHVDRVGPVDATPAYEER; translated from the coding sequence ATGAAGTTGGGCCGAGTGATCGGGACAGTAGTCTCGTCTACAATTTATGCCGGTTTGGATGGGATTAGGTTTCTGGTCGTCCAGCCTTTGAACTCCAAGTTGGAAAATGACGGCCCCGACATGGTCATGGCTGATACGGTTCAATCGGGACCTGGCGATATCATCTTTTGGGTTGGAAGTCGGGAAGCAGCTTTGGGCATGCCCGAAACGTTCGTCCCGGTTGATGCCGCGATCGTTGGTCATGTGGACCGAGTCGGGCCCGTGGATGCCACGCCCGCCTATGAGGAGCGCTAA
- a CDS encoding EutN/CcmL family microcompartment protein, producing the protein MKLARVLEPVVSTVKHPAYEGLTLYCVAELDDKLEETGKELVVVDRVQAGPGDVVLVMQEGNGVRQLFKQERFPIRSIIVGIVDTVDK; encoded by the coding sequence ATGAAACTCGCCCGAGTCTTGGAACCCGTAGTTTCAACTGTGAAGCATCCAGCCTACGAAGGCCTGACGCTTTATTGTGTGGCGGAGCTCGATGATAAGCTCGAAGAAACAGGCAAGGAACTCGTGGTAGTCGACCGCGTGCAGGCGGGGCCGGGTGATGTTGTTTTGGTGATGCAAGAGGGCAATGGTGTGCGGCAACTCTTCAAGCAAGAGCGCTTTCCTATTCGCTCCATCATCGTTGGAATTGTGGATACGGTGGACAAATAG